One region of Halohasta litchfieldiae genomic DNA includes:
- the azf gene encoding NAD-dependent glucose-6-phosphate dehydrogenase Azf gives MARSVLLTGAGGRVGQAILRDLGDAHDWRLLDREPLPRGKLPDGIDNSDVYVTDVTDKQAVKNAAEGCEVIIHLAGDPRPNAPWESVLRNNIDGTQTVLDAAVEVGVDKVAFASSNHTVGFYEDERKPDIYRDHDDYRLDGTELPRPSNLYGVSKVAGETLGRYYHDEHGLSVVCVRIGNLTESHPPRNYERGQAMWLSYTDCAHLFDCCVTADYGFEIVYGISDNNRKYYDIEPTRDILGYDPQDNSAEYHLDGTPKDESTDVETE, from the coding sequence ATGGCGAGATCTGTCCTCCTGACCGGGGCTGGCGGACGTGTCGGGCAAGCCATCCTTCGGGATCTGGGTGATGCTCACGATTGGCGACTGCTGGATCGTGAACCGCTCCCCCGAGGGAAGCTTCCGGACGGCATTGATAACAGCGATGTGTACGTCACCGACGTGACTGACAAGCAGGCGGTCAAAAACGCGGCCGAAGGCTGTGAGGTCATCATCCACCTTGCGGGTGATCCACGACCCAACGCCCCGTGGGAGAGCGTCCTGCGCAACAACATCGACGGCACCCAAACCGTCCTTGATGCCGCCGTCGAGGTCGGCGTCGACAAAGTCGCCTTCGCCTCTTCGAACCACACGGTCGGCTTCTATGAGGACGAGCGCAAACCCGATATCTACCGCGATCACGATGACTATCGACTCGACGGCACCGAACTCCCCCGACCGAGCAACCTCTACGGCGTCTCGAAGGTCGCCGGCGAAACGCTCGGTCGCTACTACCACGACGAACACGGCCTTTCTGTGGTCTGTGTCCGGATCGGCAATCTGACCGAATCTCACCCGCCGCGAAACTACGAGCGCGGCCAAGCGATGTGGCTCTCCTACACGGACTGTGCGCATCTGTTCGACTGCTGTGTCACTGCCGACTACGGCTTTGAAATCGTCTACGGCATTTCCGACAACAATCGCAAATACTACGACATCGAGCCGACCCGCGATATTTTGGGCTACGATCCACAGGACAACTCCGCGGAGTATCATCTCGACGGCACGCCGAAAGACGAGTCGACCGACGTCGAAACCGAGTAA
- a CDS encoding DUF2062 domain-containing protein, with protein MGTTRLSSYRATVRAKFEAAFGADHPPKEIALSFSGALFIAALPNFGLALVLFAALARYVDRVSSLALVAAIVVMNPPVKWAIYAAGFWLGSWLLGPVPGVSVTEFSLADLSLSTGPEVFGRVFLGSFIIAAICGGVGYVAALRFIRELKKREIDPVDHLPELLSE; from the coding sequence GTGGGCACTACGCGGCTATCGTCGTATCGAGCGACGGTTCGAGCAAAGTTCGAAGCGGCCTTCGGAGCCGACCATCCGCCGAAAGAGATCGCACTGAGCTTTTCGGGTGCCCTTTTTATTGCCGCGCTCCCGAACTTCGGCCTCGCGCTCGTCCTGTTTGCGGCGCTCGCTCGGTACGTCGACCGCGTAAGCAGTCTCGCGCTGGTCGCCGCAATCGTTGTGATGAACCCGCCGGTGAAGTGGGCGATCTATGCGGCTGGCTTCTGGCTCGGCTCGTGGCTTCTCGGCCCGGTCCCCGGCGTCTCAGTGACCGAATTTTCGCTGGCTGACCTCTCGCTGTCGACCGGTCCCGAGGTGTTCGGTCGCGTGTTCCTCGGCAGTTTCATCATCGCCGCCATCTGTGGCGGCGTGGGCTATGTCGCGGCACTCCGATTCATCCGTGAACTCAAAAAGCGGGAGATCGATCCGGTCGACCACCTCCCCGAGTTGCTCTCGGAGTAG
- a CDS encoding DUF5790 family protein — translation MSQTSFDDDDLFGEAAEEMSDDVEQHLAEARAELPTPDSIWETSADNVLGVLNGLKSALDVGEAADHLRQAKKWFTLGSRADAFENPEELQAEIETVEELLETVDSASDEVSELTATIPALRGDLADAHEAAEAADADSEESVDAAETEATEEGEKAE, via the coding sequence ATGAGCCAAACCAGCTTCGATGACGACGACCTGTTCGGCGAGGCCGCCGAAGAGATGAGCGACGACGTCGAACAGCATCTCGCGGAGGCCCGCGCGGAACTGCCAACGCCTGATTCGATCTGGGAGACCAGCGCCGACAACGTGCTGGGCGTTCTCAACGGACTCAAATCCGCCCTCGACGTGGGCGAGGCCGCCGACCATCTCCGGCAGGCCAAAAAGTGGTTCACCCTCGGCTCGCGGGCGGATGCCTTCGAGAATCCAGAGGAGCTTCAAGCAGAGATCGAAACCGTCGAAGAGCTTCTTGAGACCGTCGACAGCGCCAGCGACGAAGTAAGCGAACTGACGGCCACGATTCCGGCCCTGCGCGGTGATCTCGCGGATGCCCACGAGGCTGCCGAGGCCGCCGACGCCGACAGTGAGGAGTCTGTCGACGCTGCCGAAACAGAGGCTACCGAGGAAGGCGAAAAAGCCGAGTAA
- a CDS encoding DUF5789 family protein has translation MANTGTDDEDNIEVEETDQGSRELGVEFGELDDELEAHEYPTRVDTLVEEYGDHELELPNGEESFREVLNPYTEEPDQQFNDAEEVRQAVLSMVGNGAVGETGYSDRGVDSEADDTQSF, from the coding sequence ATGGCTAATACAGGCACTGACGACGAGGACAACATTGAGGTCGAAGAAACCGACCAAGGGAGTCGGGAACTCGGCGTCGAGTTCGGCGAGTTGGACGACGAACTCGAAGCCCACGAGTATCCGACGCGCGTCGACACGCTGGTCGAGGAGTACGGCGACCACGAACTCGAACTGCCGAACGGCGAAGAGTCGTTTCGGGAGGTACTCAACCCCTATACCGAAGAGCCCGACCAGCAGTTCAACGACGCCGAGGAGGTCCGACAGGCCGTGCTGAGTATGGTCGGCAACGGGGCCGTCGGCGAGACTGGCTACAGTGATCGTGGGGTCGACTCGGAAGCCGACGATACCCAATCGTTCTAA
- a CDS encoding DUF192 domain-containing protein — translation MAARSNWLPILAVCCLLAVSGCVALSDPPADSAYNWTTVTAVDSDTDEDLATVDVRIADTDSKRYTGLSNTSSLGENEGMLFIHDSEGRYGYVMRDMAFPIDIVHIDADGEITMISHAQPDDDQTFRGTAKYVLEVPYEYTTENGIEEGDRIEIPEQYR, via the coding sequence ATGGCTGCTCGCTCGAACTGGCTCCCGATCTTGGCCGTCTGCTGTCTGCTCGCCGTCAGCGGCTGTGTCGCGCTCAGCGACCCACCTGCAGATAGCGCCTACAACTGGACCACCGTCACTGCCGTCGACTCCGACACCGACGAAGACCTCGCTACCGTCGACGTCCGGATCGCAGACACTGACTCGAAACGCTATACTGGCCTCAGTAACACCAGCTCGCTCGGTGAGAACGAAGGAATGCTGTTCATCCACGACTCCGAGGGCAGATACGGCTATGTCATGCGAGATATGGCCTTCCCAATCGATATCGTCCACATCGATGCCGACGGTGAAATCACGATGATCAGCCACGCCCAACCCGACGACGACCAGACGTTTCGTGGCACCGCCAAATACGTCCTCGAAGTCCCCTACGAGTACACCACCGAAAATGGAATCGAGGAAGGCGACCGCATCGAGATCCCCGAGCAGTACCGCTGA
- a CDS encoding creatininase family protein has protein sequence MHLSEVAWPEVRDLDTDLAVVPVGSTEQHGPHAPLGTDMLTAEGVATAGVEAYKNETGVDIPITPTIPVGIAEEHAAFDGTLWVSPDTFRDYVRETVASLAHHGFDRVVIVNGHGGNTDALREVTGEISRHDDAYAVAFTWFDSVDSELSMGHGGPRETAVLRHIRPDLINEDEIDTASEGASDHWGEWVAGVNLAHDSVEFTENGVVGDPTEGTAELGEALIDDAADALCDLLGAVAVRDRSP, from the coding sequence ATGCACCTCTCGGAGGTAGCGTGGCCCGAAGTCCGTGATCTCGACACTGATCTCGCGGTCGTCCCGGTCGGTAGCACCGAACAACACGGCCCCCACGCACCGCTCGGAACTGACATGCTCACTGCCGAAGGTGTCGCTACGGCGGGCGTTGAGGCGTACAAAAACGAAACTGGCGTCGACATCCCAATCACACCCACCATCCCGGTCGGCATCGCCGAGGAACACGCCGCCTTCGACGGCACGCTGTGGGTCTCGCCCGACACCTTCCGGGACTATGTCCGGGAAACCGTCGCGAGCCTCGCCCACCACGGATTTGATCGTGTGGTGATCGTCAATGGTCACGGCGGCAACACCGACGCGCTCCGAGAAGTCACGGGCGAAATCTCCCGCCACGATGACGCCTACGCGGTCGCATTTACGTGGTTCGACAGCGTCGACAGCGAACTCTCGATGGGCCACGGCGGCCCGCGCGAGACGGCGGTTCTCCGGCATATTCGACCGGATCTGATAAACGAAGACGAGATCGACACGGCCAGCGAGGGCGCAAGCGATCACTGGGGCGAGTGGGTCGCGGGCGTCAATCTGGCTCACGACTCGGTGGAGTTCACCGAGAATGGGGTTGTTGGCGATCCAACCGAGGGAACCGCCGAACTCGGCGAAGCATTGATCGACGACGCGGCCGACGCGCTGTGTGACCTGTTGGGGGCTGTCGCTGTGCGGGATCGATCCCCGTAG
- a CDS encoding ABC transporter ATP-binding protein, whose product MSGVEAGSDESDEDDPFAEQRERVDDPMRRLVGEYGRPYWLSVAVGIAASLGARLLDLLPTILLGIAIDSLFQGVEPFSLPLVPGAWLPSAEVDQFFLVIGLITGSFVVGAGFHWLRNWGFNSFAQDIQHDVRTDSYDTMQRLNMSFFADKQTGELMSILSNDVNQLERFLNDGLNSAFRLVVMVVAIAGYLLYLNPQLALVALSPVPLIAVFTYIFIKKIQPKYAAVRSSVGTVNSRLENNLGGIQVIKSSNTESFESGRVDDVSRDYYETNWGAITIRIRFFPGLQLISGAGFILTFLVGGFWVFSGSAPGPFTGTLSTGEFVVFILFTQQLVWPMAQFGQIINMYQRAEASAERIFGLMDETALLESDSETDELAVSEGRVDYDNVSFSYENDQPILDDIDFTVDGGETLALVGPTGAGKSTVLKLLLRLYDVDEGAVRIDDQDIREVSRTSLRQSIGYVGQESYLFYGTVKDNIAYGSFDASDEEIREAAEAAEAHTFIQNLPEGYDTMVGERGVKLSGGQRQRLCIARAMLEDPDILILDEATSDVDTETEMLIQRSLDELTADRTTFAIAHRLSTIKDADQIVVLEDGRIVERGSHEELIGSDGLYAHLWGVQAGEIDSLPEEFIERASRRQARTEAAED is encoded by the coding sequence ATGAGTGGCGTTGAGGCGGGCAGCGACGAGTCGGACGAAGACGATCCGTTTGCCGAGCAACGGGAGCGCGTCGACGACCCAATGCGTCGACTCGTCGGCGAGTACGGTCGCCCCTACTGGCTCTCGGTCGCCGTCGGCATCGCTGCCAGCCTCGGGGCTCGACTCCTCGACCTCCTGCCGACGATCCTGCTGGGGATCGCCATCGACAGCCTCTTTCAGGGCGTCGAACCCTTCTCGCTCCCGCTGGTGCCGGGAGCGTGGCTCCCGAGCGCCGAAGTCGACCAGTTTTTCCTCGTCATCGGACTGATCACCGGTTCGTTCGTTGTGGGAGCGGGGTTCCACTGGCTCCGCAACTGGGGATTCAACTCGTTCGCCCAAGACATCCAACACGACGTCCGAACCGACAGCTACGACACGATGCAGCGGCTGAATATGTCGTTTTTCGCCGACAAACAGACCGGCGAGCTAATGAGTATCCTCTCGAACGACGTCAATCAGCTCGAACGATTCCTGAATGACGGGCTCAACTCCGCGTTCCGGCTGGTCGTCATGGTCGTCGCCATCGCTGGCTACCTGCTCTATCTCAATCCGCAACTCGCTCTCGTCGCGCTCTCACCAGTCCCTCTCATTGCGGTTTTTACGTACATCTTTATCAAAAAGATCCAACCCAAGTACGCCGCCGTCCGCTCCAGTGTCGGCACGGTGAACTCCCGGCTCGAAAACAATCTCGGCGGGATTCAGGTCATTAAATCCTCAAATACGGAAAGCTTCGAGTCGGGCCGCGTCGATGACGTCTCTCGGGATTACTACGAAACCAACTGGGGTGCGATTACGATCCGAATTCGGTTCTTCCCCGGCTTGCAGCTCATCTCAGGAGCAGGGTTCATCCTCACGTTCCTCGTCGGTGGCTTTTGGGTCTTTTCGGGCTCGGCCCCCGGTCCCTTCACCGGCACCCTCTCCACAGGCGAGTTCGTCGTCTTTATTCTCTTTACCCAACAGCTCGTCTGGCCGATGGCCCAGTTCGGACAGATCATCAACATGTACCAGCGCGCCGAGGCCTCCGCCGAGCGCATCTTCGGGCTGATGGACGAGACCGCCCTTCTGGAGTCCGACTCGGAGACCGACGAACTGGCCGTTTCCGAGGGCCGCGTCGACTACGATAATGTGAGTTTCAGCTACGAAAACGACCAGCCGATTCTCGATGATATCGATTTCACCGTCGACGGCGGCGAGACGCTCGCCCTTGTTGGCCCAACCGGGGCCGGAAAGTCGACCGTCCTGAAACTCCTGCTTCGGCTCTATGATGTCGACGAGGGTGCGGTCCGAATCGACGATCAGGATATCCGGGAAGTCAGCCGGACCTCGCTCCGGCAGTCGATTGGCTACGTGGGTCAGGAGTCGTATCTGTTCTACGGGACGGTCAAGGACAACATCGCCTACGGGAGTTTCGATGCCAGCGACGAGGAGATCCGCGAGGCCGCCGAGGCTGCCGAGGCCCACACGTTCATCCAGAATCTGCCGGAAGGGTACGACACGATGGTCGGCGAGCGCGGCGTCAAACTCTCGGGCGGCCAGCGCCAGCGGCTCTGTATCGCCCGTGCGATGCTCGAAGACCCCGATATTCTCATCCTCGATGAGGCGACGTCGGATGTCGACACCGAGACCGAGATGCTGATCCAGCGAAGCCTTGACGAACTGACGGCTGATCGAACCACGTTCGCTATCGCCCATCGACTGTCGACGATCAAAGACGCCGACCAGATCGTCGTCCTCGAAGACGGGCGCATTGTCGAACGCGGCAGTCACGAGGAACTAATCGGCTCTGATGGACTGTACGCCCATCTCTGGGGCGTGCAGGCCGGCGAGATCGACTCGCTGCCCGAGGAGTTCATCGAGCGCGCCTCGCGTCGACAAGCCAGAACCGAGGCCGCCGAAGATTAG
- a CDS encoding PGF-pre-PGF domain-containing protein, which produces MAVDSDGFDDTPAFEGRAVGFTRVDHGSAAGDTEAGDEASEADAAGEDSEVASATFEFTVSASRLDEIEVDADDATVYRHHDGAWQPLKTDVVDRDAESYQLRAETPGFSMFAVGLQEADLLSVNGASATRSSVDVGAPIAVSATVENTGRWNATGSIELLANNATTASEPVTVAAGDSETITLETSFDEAGVYELRIGTTNAGTVVVGDGASTAGEGSADQGSTDRESTVSDATGDGESPLGALFVGVVVTALAGIGLLYRKRNLE; this is translated from the coding sequence GTGGCCGTCGACTCCGATGGCTTCGATGACACACCGGCGTTCGAGGGCCGAGCAGTCGGCTTCACGCGTGTCGACCACGGCTCGGCGGCGGGCGACACCGAAGCGGGTGACGAGGCGAGTGAGGCCGACGCGGCGGGCGAGGATTCCGAGGTCGCTTCGGCGACCTTCGAGTTCACCGTCTCGGCCAGTCGGCTCGACGAGATCGAAGTCGACGCCGACGACGCAACCGTCTACCGCCACCACGACGGCGCGTGGCAACCGCTCAAGACGGATGTCGTCGACCGAGACGCGGAGTCCTACCAGCTTCGCGCGGAGACACCCGGCTTCTCGATGTTCGCGGTCGGGCTCCAAGAGGCGGATCTGCTCTCGGTCAACGGAGCCAGCGCCACACGGTCGTCAGTCGACGTCGGAGCGCCGATTGCCGTCTCGGCGACTGTCGAAAACACTGGGCGCTGGAACGCGACTGGGTCTATCGAGTTGCTCGCCAACAACGCCACGACCGCCTCGGAGCCAGTGACAGTCGCGGCCGGTGACTCCGAGACGATTACGCTCGAAACCAGCTTCGACGAGGCCGGCGTCTACGAGCTGCGAATCGGGACGACCAACGCCGGGACGGTTGTCGTCGGCGATGGCGCGTCGACCGCTGGCGAGGGGTCGGCCGACCAAGGGTCGACTGACCGGGAGTCGACCGTCAGTGATGCCACCGGAGATGGAGAGTCACCACTCGGAGCGCTCTTCGTCGGAGTGGTCGTCACAGCGCTCGCCGGTATCGGGCTCTTATACCGGAAGCGGAATCTCGAATAG
- a CDS encoding beta strand repeat-containing protein — protein sequence MVFENLDVSGLSDGDVPVDASLTDDGDNTAISGIGTIQKDTNPPGVSDAGITNASIGTFDAGVEQTVTVNFNDSMDTTVDPNVTIEGTNLNRSYNVTKQSFTGSTWTGTVTIVDDNEQATARINVSEAADSFGNVMTADDSNSFEVDTRGPPKPESTTATNISLANGNVNDYAVTVGLVDESAEKVQVKLEDENGNIVTKNETVGSTTVTVSGIDTELLAEGEISVTARAFVGEYDNSEGFTAETLVTKDTIQPNVSVVSVPTLIDDSQTGTNQSVTVEFDEPMNQSVDLNVTIEGLNRSYDVSGSFDSGTEWTGTFRPIDNNEEATATVSVDEGQDKLGNSMTENTSTTFEVDTVTPTITDFNASHTGNQDINVSFNASQPLSTVDVSFTNSPENPTLSLSDFDSESVDGVEVYTATESVGSDGDYTATLQTAADGAGNDGAASETDSVTVDTTAPTFSGFDPAVGSITADNESTINLTITDTTTSVDNESLDITVTDADGTVVQNATDSDAGVSYTGTTLSLDPAALTADGTFADGDVEVIVIATDTEANQNTISYNVTVDTVAPAVTVEDPDGDDLFRGGEIVAINWTATDVVDVATDSITIEYTTGGSNWETVESATANDDPYSWTVPNEDSETVRVRINATDTAGNVGSNTSETFTVDSTSPTISDFSAANPTGQMLTVSFNASEQLGSVAVDIPNASTTLSLSDLTETDSGSNYEYNATVTVNADGIYEPTLTSAVDLAGNDGAGSESASVSVDTTPPALSNLSVTNPTAQELSISFDTDESVSTAEINVSGAVNETLDRSDFTETASQNGLFSYDRTTTSNTDGTYTVTAVTVADGAGNDGASNESVTNTIDTTAPTISNVSVTNPTGRQVRLAFESSESLSSATVAISGAENATLVVSNPTAVGGVYEIEYTGSTDGSYTATLTAATDDAENDGASDETGSVAVSVDDPVISNTDVSNPSGQTVDIAFDSSTVLSTLNVTISGPESATLNESNFSQSGSRYTASYDAGTDGSYTANLTEAVDTNGDNKTDIELGSVTVDTSGGGGDGGDGGDGGDGGGDGGGGGGGGAVSSSSSSSPSTKVTVTEDSSGSTNIIVQNPSSDRVDVPLGNSSRSESLTLRSLGLSSRVQSD from the coding sequence GTGGTGTTCGAAAATCTCGATGTCTCCGGGCTTTCGGATGGAGACGTCCCCGTCGACGCGTCGCTCACCGACGACGGCGATAACACGGCGATAAGCGGTATCGGGACCATCCAGAAAGATACGAATCCGCCGGGCGTCTCGGACGCTGGGATCACGAACGCCTCAATCGGTACGTTCGACGCCGGCGTCGAACAGACGGTGACGGTGAATTTCAACGACTCGATGGACACGACCGTCGACCCGAACGTGACTATTGAAGGGACCAATCTCAACCGGAGCTACAATGTCACCAAGCAGAGTTTCACTGGTAGCACATGGACGGGGACGGTGACCATCGTCGACGACAACGAGCAGGCGACCGCGAGGATCAACGTCTCCGAGGCTGCCGATTCGTTCGGTAACGTCATGACCGCCGACGACTCGAACAGCTTCGAGGTCGACACCCGCGGGCCACCCAAACCAGAGTCGACGACGGCGACAAACATCTCGCTGGCAAACGGGAACGTCAACGATTACGCAGTCACGGTCGGCCTCGTCGACGAGTCAGCCGAGAAGGTCCAAGTCAAACTGGAAGACGAGAACGGCAATATCGTCACCAAAAACGAGACGGTCGGGAGCACGACGGTGACGGTCTCCGGCATCGATACCGAACTGCTCGCAGAGGGCGAGATCAGCGTTACCGCCCGCGCGTTTGTCGGCGAGTACGACAACAGCGAGGGGTTCACTGCCGAAACGCTGGTCACGAAAGACACCATCCAGCCGAACGTGTCGGTTGTCTCGGTGCCGACGCTGATCGATGACTCACAGACCGGCACCAACCAATCGGTGACAGTCGAGTTTGACGAGCCGATGAACCAGAGCGTCGACCTGAACGTGACCATCGAGGGGCTCAACCGGAGCTACGATGTCAGTGGGAGCTTCGACAGCGGGACGGAGTGGACTGGTACTTTCAGACCGATAGACAACAACGAGGAGGCCACGGCGACAGTCTCGGTCGACGAGGGCCAAGACAAACTCGGCAACAGTATGACCGAAAACACCTCGACCACCTTCGAGGTCGACACGGTTACGCCCACAATCACCGATTTCAACGCCTCACACACTGGAAATCAGGATATCAACGTCTCGTTCAACGCGAGTCAGCCGCTGTCGACCGTCGATGTCAGCTTCACCAATAGTCCGGAGAATCCGACGCTCTCACTCAGCGATTTCGACAGCGAATCAGTCGACGGAGTGGAGGTGTACACCGCGACCGAAAGCGTCGGGAGCGATGGGGACTACACAGCAACACTGCAGACGGCCGCCGACGGTGCTGGCAACGACGGCGCGGCCAGCGAGACTGACTCGGTGACGGTCGACACGACCGCGCCGACGTTCAGCGGCTTCGATCCCGCAGTCGGCTCGATCACCGCCGACAACGAGTCGACGATCAATCTGACCATCACGGACACTACCACGAGCGTCGACAACGAGAGTCTCGACATCACGGTCACTGACGCCGACGGCACGGTCGTCCAGAACGCGACCGACTCGGATGCAGGGGTCTCCTACACCGGAACGACACTCAGTCTCGATCCGGCTGCGCTCACCGCTGACGGCACGTTCGCCGACGGTGACGTCGAGGTGATAGTCATCGCAACCGACACTGAAGCCAACCAGAACACGATCAGTTACAATGTTACCGTCGACACGGTGGCTCCGGCGGTCACCGTCGAGGACCCTGACGGCGATGATCTGTTCCGCGGTGGTGAGATAGTGGCGATCAACTGGACGGCGACCGACGTGGTCGACGTTGCAACCGATAGCATCACTATCGAGTACACCACCGGCGGGTCGAACTGGGAGACAGTCGAGAGCGCAACCGCAAATGACGACCCCTACTCGTGGACTGTCCCGAACGAGGATTCCGAAACCGTCCGCGTTCGGATCAATGCTACCGACACCGCCGGCAACGTCGGTTCGAATACGAGCGAGACGTTCACAGTCGACTCCACGTCGCCGACGATCAGCGATTTCAGCGCGGCGAACCCGACCGGCCAAATGCTGACGGTGTCGTTCAACGCAAGCGAACAACTCGGCTCGGTCGCGGTCGACATCCCGAACGCGAGCACGACGCTCTCGCTGAGCGATCTCACTGAAACCGACTCCGGCAGCAACTACGAGTACAACGCGACAGTGACAGTCAACGCCGACGGGATCTACGAGCCGACGCTCACCAGCGCGGTCGACCTCGCTGGCAACGACGGGGCGGGCAGTGAATCCGCCTCGGTCAGCGTCGACACGACGCCACCGGCGCTGTCGAACCTCTCGGTGACGAACCCGACTGCACAAGAGCTCTCGATCAGCTTCGACACCGACGAATCCGTGTCGACCGCCGAGATCAACGTCTCGGGGGCGGTCAACGAAACGCTCGACCGGAGCGATTTCACCGAAACCGCTTCCCAGAACGGGCTGTTCAGCTACGACCGAACGACGACCTCGAACACCGACGGCACCTACACCGTGACGGCGGTGACGGTCGCCGACGGGGCTGGCAATGATGGCGCGAGCAACGAGTCGGTAACGAACACAATCGACACGACCGCGCCGACGATCTCGAACGTCTCGGTGACGAACCCAACCGGTCGACAGGTCCGACTCGCCTTCGAGAGTTCCGAGTCGCTTTCGAGTGCGACGGTCGCGATTTCAGGAGCCGAAAACGCGACACTGGTCGTCAGCAACCCGACCGCAGTTGGTGGCGTCTACGAGATTGAGTACACCGGGAGCACCGACGGGAGCTACACCGCAACGCTCACCGCCGCCACTGACGACGCCGAAAACGACGGCGCAAGCGACGAAACCGGAAGCGTGGCCGTCTCGGTCGACGATCCGGTAATCTCCAACACCGACGTCTCGAATCCAAGCGGCCAAACCGTCGACATCGCTTTCGACAGTTCGACAGTCCTCTCGACGCTCAATGTCACGATCAGCGGCCCCGAGTCGGCCACACTCAACGAGTCGAACTTCAGCCAGTCGGGGAGCCGGTACACCGCGAGCTACGACGCCGGAACCGACGGCAGCTACACGGCGAATCTCACCGAGGCAGTCGACACCAACGGTGACAATAAAACCGATATCGAACTCGGATCAGTGACCGTCGACACCAGCGGTGGCGGTGGTGACGGCGGCGATGGCGGCGATGGCGGAGATGGCGGTGGAGACGGCGGAGGCGGCGGAGGCGGCGGTGCTGTCTCCAGCAGTTCCTCATCGAGCCCGTCAACGAAAGTGACTGTAACCGAAGACAGTTCGGGGTCGACGAACATCATCGTCCAAAACCCCTCCTCGGACCGCGTCGACGTGCCGCTCGGCAACAGCAGCCGAAGCGAGTCGCTGACCCTCCGTTCGCTCGGGCTTTCGAGTCGGGTGCAGTCGGACTAA
- a CDS encoding dihydroneopterin aldolase family protein: MVTDAQQACFEAGIKFGSLYHQFAGTPVSPDSTRSLEAAMAEAIENQPFCESVDVAIDDELVRAAIDHENGYTELTGSLMTVEMRIAYEGVTARTRMDMEDGYPLMKLVSVDE; encoded by the coding sequence ATGGTTACCGACGCCCAGCAGGCCTGTTTCGAGGCCGGAATCAAATTCGGCTCCCTCTACCACCAGTTCGCTGGCACCCCGGTCAGCCCCGATAGCACCCGCAGCCTCGAAGCCGCGATGGCCGAGGCCATCGAGAATCAGCCGTTCTGCGAGTCGGTCGACGTCGCAATCGACGACGAACTCGTCAGGGCGGCTATCGACCACGAAAACGGCTACACGGAGCTTACTGGGAGCCTAATGACCGTCGAGATGCGAATCGCCTACGAGGGCGTCACTGCTCGCACGCGGATGGATATGGAAGATGGCTACCCGCTGATGAAGCTCGTTTCGGTCGACGAGTAA
- a CDS encoding acyl-CoA thioesterase, protein MPTVEETFIENRHRVQPNHTNNYETAHGGIVMKWMDEVGAMAAMRFAGETCVTASIDQMNFRRPIPQGDTAFIQAYVFDHGETSIKVRLRAFREQPRSGERTLTTESVFVFVALGDDGKPTEVPELTVDSELDADLQSDALEWVENE, encoded by the coding sequence ATGCCAACCGTCGAAGAGACGTTTATCGAAAACCGCCATCGCGTCCAGCCCAACCACACCAACAACTACGAGACGGCCCACGGGGGAATCGTCATGAAGTGGATGGACGAGGTCGGCGCGATGGCGGCAATGCGATTTGCGGGCGAGACCTGTGTGACCGCGAGCATCGACCAGATGAACTTCCGTCGACCGATCCCACAGGGCGATACGGCCTTCATCCAAGCCTACGTCTTCGACCACGGCGAGACGAGTATCAAAGTTCGACTCCGGGCGTTCCGCGAGCAGCCCCGATCCGGCGAGCGAACCCTCACGACCGAGAGCGTGTTCGTCTTCGTCGCGCTGGGCGATGACGGGAAGCCGACGGAAGTTCCGGAACTGACCGTCGACTCTGAACTCGATGCCGATCTCCAATCCGACGCCCTCGAATGGGTCGAAAACGAGTAG